One region of Syntrophobacter fumaroxidans MPOB genomic DNA includes:
- the gpJ gene encoding TipJ family phage tail tip protein: MSESKDLVEGTAPVPPGHLRVVSVDHPFRRSERRIDLVEWKPGMSLSDVVASRVPENLPVKVFLDGLEIAPGERSRVYPMPGRQVLIVPELGFDDGFKGILRFILQIALVAAGFIMQAMGVPGWLIFGTMLVGGILINVLLPPQAPKKPDTALDSQAYNWAPQNTEQQGVPVPRWYGKNRIYGNIVASHIENRDSTQILNALICLGLGPVKSLGDFRINDQAIKHFKAVHVRVRYGRLNQAPISDFKKTKIEYPASVKVVHGSPYTYTTVGNDFDALEVDISFPEGLWHYPPESSGLEGFAVRFQIAVRKVGTSTWHHIARQPSDVAGYNKVFVSGARWSLGKWVDPGADPDWTGHEGADVWFENLAGTSGFYDHYEGEVYPDQTELFWHWIGDDGGEYIATSTDSYEVWQDYFDAFGQSEKPRHWTMRYRVPDGEKGQYQVRVTRVTPTATPQNRYGQDMYFAGVAEVLCDPFEYPRHVLVAVSARATDQLSGSLRFSCVGEMAVIRVFDGSSWSIEYSNNPAWVAYDILSQPVIGGAGTEANPYTVLRYDGLPPERLDAPKFLEWAQYCDEKVSDGTGSPFSTAVAYAVNDRVRYAGRIYMCIQATAVPSPPPTDTAYWAVTNEGLEKRITFNGGFDYDTSMWEAVARVCQVGRAIPVWNGSKLTVAIDKPADPVNLYTVGNIEESKFREIFLPLEERATEIEVDFIDGETWERDKLTVYRPDIARSTGYRAAIELFGVTKRSEAWRAGMFRLMCNKYLVRTVELDLDVEAVNADIGDVVHIQHDVPQWGEGGRIAPVLSFTSGGPYEIKPGDTVIGGTSWASARVVAVDVTSGSWAAGTAAGRLTLAGQSGNFVAEELNVLENFDVATVIASRVTLDKAVSIEAGLTCKVIVRLSGDSLAERIVTSEAGSHETLSVSVPFDPIPAPFDVYAFGQVDTITRPFRVLSIRKSMEQKCTLSLIEYRPEVYQYEDSAPNPGSAAQLALKAMQPRRVKLTEISVDGPGGRQVKGIDIDFEPCADPAFKHYEVWYRVAGRKGEKAEWLFSGVADGSSYQVLGVERQTRYAVALLPVDTANRKLFIEYAASRSILIHGIELAADLRYKTGTTVDALEPAEAGATLGSTLGNGSTVPGNLKKSDGATLVTEQDLFLDGLWARAITLTDGGYFRTGLSPDPRIIISKGQIAGYSDETTKEFYLLASTGKAYLGGGNVILESTGVRILPVTGQTWDSTRSVNWGTNVSYPIARIWAWNDTFDDSLVIEVNGDYHFSQGGHMYFRAYGVGSGNHSTIKFNASNDSYAVALEMNTESDGRFRVDADVIQLKTTPSGGGIVNIDAYTIYLGGVVTILAGQIKSTLETGTAPMTVASTTKVTNLNADQVDGKDAADFFPINGGQLTGANISRNVDDSYLNVHGATNVTSGAGVTLYGRDHATCAGNMYLTFGGYASTGKLVIRNRNASEYNNVFEIDSVGNIVTSALRIGAYVNDSYLSICAGEDGLKGASLVMYGRAHASSPGEAYLNLGGYTPYGKFTIRQRLTDESLVNLFLFDKDANLRIGGTTFGTSAARVLCVGTGTAPTSSPADAFQMYSKDISAGNAAPHFRLEGGPELRLYQQPHIADPDADSTSLQTAVKAILVALENMRFLATS, translated from the coding sequence GCATCCTCATCAACGTGCTGCTTCCTCCCCAGGCCCCCAAAAAGCCCGACACCGCCCTCGACAGCCAGGCCTACAACTGGGCGCCCCAGAACACCGAGCAGCAGGGAGTCCCGGTCCCGCGCTGGTACGGCAAGAACCGCATCTACGGCAACATCGTCGCAAGCCACATCGAAAACCGCGACTCGACCCAGATTCTCAACGCCCTCATCTGCCTGGGGCTCGGACCGGTGAAAAGCCTCGGGGATTTTCGCATAAACGACCAGGCCATCAAGCACTTCAAGGCCGTGCACGTGCGCGTCCGCTACGGCCGCCTAAACCAGGCCCCCATCTCCGACTTCAAGAAGACCAAGATCGAATACCCCGCCTCGGTCAAGGTGGTCCACGGCTCCCCGTACACCTACACGACCGTGGGAAACGATTTCGACGCCCTGGAAGTCGATATCTCCTTTCCCGAGGGGCTCTGGCATTACCCGCCCGAAAGCTCGGGCCTCGAAGGCTTCGCCGTCCGGTTCCAGATCGCGGTGCGAAAGGTCGGAACCTCCACGTGGCATCACATCGCCCGGCAGCCCTCGGATGTTGCCGGGTACAACAAGGTGTTCGTCTCCGGGGCCCGCTGGTCCCTGGGCAAATGGGTGGACCCGGGGGCCGATCCCGACTGGACGGGCCACGAAGGGGCGGACGTCTGGTTTGAAAACCTCGCCGGAACGTCGGGGTTCTACGACCATTACGAAGGGGAGGTCTATCCCGACCAGACCGAGCTGTTCTGGCACTGGATCGGAGACGACGGGGGCGAATACATAGCCACTTCAACCGATTCCTACGAGGTCTGGCAGGATTATTTCGACGCCTTCGGCCAGAGCGAGAAGCCCAGGCACTGGACCATGCGCTACCGGGTGCCGGACGGCGAAAAGGGGCAATACCAGGTTCGGGTGACGCGGGTGACGCCCACGGCCACTCCCCAGAACCGGTACGGCCAGGACATGTATTTTGCGGGGGTGGCCGAGGTGCTGTGCGACCCCTTCGAATACCCCCGGCACGTGCTGGTCGCCGTGAGCGCCCGGGCAACGGACCAGCTCTCGGGGTCGCTGCGGTTTTCGTGCGTCGGGGAGATGGCCGTGATCCGGGTCTTTGACGGATCGAGCTGGAGCATCGAGTACTCGAACAACCCGGCCTGGGTCGCCTACGACATCCTGAGCCAGCCCGTGATCGGAGGCGCGGGCACGGAGGCCAATCCCTACACCGTCTTGCGCTACGACGGTTTGCCTCCCGAGCGCCTCGATGCGCCAAAATTCCTTGAATGGGCGCAGTATTGCGACGAGAAGGTAAGCGACGGCACGGGGTCGCCCTTCAGCACCGCCGTCGCCTACGCCGTAAACGACAGGGTGCGCTACGCGGGCAGGATATACATGTGCATCCAGGCGACCGCGGTCCCTTCGCCCCCGCCCACGGATACGGCCTACTGGGCCGTAACGAACGAAGGGCTTGAAAAGCGCATCACCTTCAACGGCGGCTTCGACTACGACACGTCCATGTGGGAGGCCGTGGCGCGGGTCTGCCAGGTGGGCCGCGCGATTCCCGTCTGGAACGGCTCCAAGCTCACCGTCGCAATCGATAAGCCCGCCGATCCCGTGAACCTCTACACGGTGGGAAACATCGAGGAGTCCAAATTCCGGGAAATCTTCCTGCCCCTTGAGGAGCGGGCGACGGAAATCGAGGTCGATTTCATCGACGGCGAAACCTGGGAGCGGGACAAGCTCACGGTCTACCGGCCGGACATCGCGCGGTCGACCGGGTACCGGGCGGCGATCGAGCTCTTCGGGGTGACGAAGCGCAGCGAGGCGTGGCGCGCGGGCATGTTCCGGCTCATGTGCAACAAGTACCTGGTCCGCACCGTGGAGCTCGATCTCGACGTCGAAGCCGTGAACGCGGACATAGGAGACGTGGTCCACATCCAGCACGACGTGCCCCAGTGGGGCGAAGGGGGCCGGATCGCCCCGGTCCTTTCCTTCACCTCCGGAGGCCCGTATGAAATCAAGCCCGGCGACACCGTCATCGGGGGTACCTCCTGGGCGTCGGCGCGGGTTGTGGCGGTTGACGTCACGTCCGGGTCCTGGGCCGCCGGCACGGCCGCAGGCCGCCTCACCCTTGCCGGGCAGAGCGGGAACTTCGTCGCCGAAGAGCTCAACGTGCTTGAAAACTTCGACGTGGCCACGGTCATAGCCTCCCGGGTCACCCTGGACAAGGCGGTGAGCATCGAGGCGGGGCTCACCTGCAAGGTGATCGTGCGCCTCTCCGGGGACTCCCTTGCAGAACGCATCGTAACCTCCGAGGCAGGATCGCACGAGACCCTTTCCGTTTCGGTTCCCTTCGATCCGATCCCGGCGCCTTTCGACGTCTACGCCTTCGGGCAGGTCGACACCATCACGCGCCCTTTCCGGGTGCTTTCCATCAGGAAGTCGATGGAGCAAAAATGCACCCTCTCCCTTATCGAATACCGCCCGGAGGTCTACCAGTACGAGGATTCGGCCCCGAACCCGGGGAGTGCGGCGCAGCTCGCCCTCAAGGCCATGCAGCCCAGGCGGGTGAAACTGACCGAAATCAGCGTCGACGGCCCCGGGGGCAGGCAGGTCAAGGGCATCGACATCGATTTCGAACCCTGCGCCGATCCGGCCTTCAAGCACTACGAGGTGTGGTACCGCGTGGCCGGGCGCAAGGGAGAAAAGGCCGAATGGCTCTTTTCCGGGGTGGCCGACGGCTCTTCCTACCAGGTTCTCGGGGTCGAGCGCCAGACCCGCTACGCCGTGGCGCTCCTGCCGGTGGACACGGCAAACCGCAAGCTCTTCATCGAATACGCCGCCTCGCGCTCCATCCTCATCCACGGCATCGAGCTCGCCGCCGATCTGCGCTACAAGACCGGAACCACGGTGGACGCCCTGGAACCCGCAGAAGCCGGCGCGACTTTGGGCTCGACCCTCGGCAACGGCTCCACCGTTCCCGGCAACCTCAAGAAATCCGACGGCGCCACCCTGGTGACCGAACAGGATCTCTTCCTCGACGGCCTCTGGGCGCGCGCCATCACCCTGACCGACGGCGGCTACTTTCGCACGGGCCTCTCCCCGGACCCCAGGATCATCATCAGCAAGGGACAGATCGCCGGCTACTCCGATGAAACCACCAAGGAATTCTACCTGCTGGCAAGCACCGGGAAGGCGTATCTGGGGGGCGGCAATGTCATCCTGGAGAGCACTGGCGTCAGGATTCTTCCTGTAACCGGTCAAACTTGGGACTCCACTCGAAGTGTCAACTGGGGAACGAATGTTTCCTATCCTATCGCGCGGATATGGGCATGGAATGACACTTTCGACGATTCTCTGGTGATTGAGGTCAACGGGGATTACCACTTCTCTCAGGGCGGCCACATGTATTTTAGGGCCTATGGGGTGGGCTCCGGGAACCACAGTACGATCAAGTTCAATGCGTCAAACGACAGCTACGCCGTCGCACTGGAAATGAACACTGAAAGCGACGGGCGTTTCAGGGTCGATGCGGATGTCATTCAATTGAAGACAACACCTTCTGGCGGGGGAATCGTAAACATCGATGCCTATACGATATATCTCGGTGGCGTGGTTACGATTCTGGCTGGGCAGATTAAATCCACCCTGGAAACTGGAACGGCACCGATGACGGTTGCCTCGACCACAAAGGTTACGAACCTCAACGCCGACCAGGTGGACGGCAAAGACGCTGCCGATTTCTTTCCAATCAATGGCGGCCAGCTCACCGGGGCGAACATATCCCGGAATGTCGACGACAGCTATCTGAACGTGCATGGCGCCACCAACGTGACTTCCGGGGCTGGGGTAACGCTCTACGGCCGCGATCATGCGACTTGTGCCGGGAATATGTACCTGACCTTTGGCGGGTATGCGTCGACCGGCAAGCTCGTTATCCGGAATCGCAACGCATCGGAATACAATAATGTGTTCGAGATTGATTCCGTCGGGAACATCGTCACGTCCGCGCTGCGGATCGGGGCCTACGTCAACGACTCATATCTCAGCATTTGCGCCGGGGAGGATGGGCTCAAAGGGGCGTCGCTTGTCATGTACGGCCGCGCTCATGCATCGAGTCCCGGCGAGGCGTACCTGAATCTAGGCGGATATACCCCTTACGGAAAGTTCACGATCCGGCAGCGCCTGACGGATGAGTCGCTGGTCAACCTGTTTCTTTTCGACAAGGATGCAAACCTCAGAATCGGCGGAACCACGTTCGGCACGAGCGCCGCGAGGGTGCTCTGCGTCGGCACGGGGACCGCGCCCACCAGCTCCCCGGCCGACGCCTTCCAGATGTATTCAAAAGATATATCGGCCGGGAACGCCGCCCCGCATTTCCGTCTTGAAGGCGGCCCGGAGCTCAGGCTCTACCAGCAACCGCACATTGCGGACCCGGATGCCGACTCCACGAGCTTGCAGACGGCCGTCAAGGCGATCCTGGTCGCATTGGAAAACATGAGGTTCCTCGCAACATCGTAA